One stretch of Cygnus olor isolate bCygOlo1 chromosome 1, bCygOlo1.pri.v2, whole genome shotgun sequence DNA includes these proteins:
- the ATP6V1A gene encoding V-type proton ATPase catalytic subunit A gives MDFSKLPKIRDEDREAFVGYVHGVSGPVVTACNMAGAAMYELVRVGHSELVGEIIRLEGDLATVQVYEETSGVSVGDPVLRTGKPLSVELGPGIMGAIFDGIQRPLSDISTLTKSIYIPRGVNVSALSRDVKWDFTPSRNLRVGSHITGGDIYGIVNENSLIKHKIMLPPRNRGTVTYIAPPGNYDTSDVVLELEFEGVKEKFTMVQVWPVRQVRPVTEKLPANHPLLTGQRVLDALFPCVQGGTTAIPGAFGCGKTVISQSLSKYSNSDVIIYVGCGERGNEMSEVLRDFPELTMEVDGKVESIMKRTALVANTSNMPVAAREASIYTGITLSEYFRDMGYHVSMMADSTSRWAEALREISGRLAEMPADSGYPAYLGARLASFYERAGRVKCLGNPEREGSVSIVGAVSPPGGDFSDPVTSATLGIVQVFWGLDKKLAQRKHFPSVNWLISYSKYTRALDEYYDKHFTEFVPLRTKAKEILQEEEDLAEIVQLVGKASLAETDKITLEVAKLIKDDFLQQNGYTPYDRFCPFYKTVGMLSNMIAFYDMARRAVETTAQSDNKITWSIIRENMSEILYRLTSMKFKDPVKDGEAKIKADYAQLFEDMQNAFRSLED, from the exons ATGGACTTCTCCAAGCTACCCAAAATCCGTGATGAGGACAGAGAGGCTTTTGTTGGCTATGTCCATGGAGTCTCAGGACCTG TGGTCACCGCTTGCAATATGGCAGGTGCTGCTATGTATGAACTGGTACGAGTAGGCCACAGTGAACTGGTGGGGGAAATTATCCGACTGGAAGGTGATTTGGCAACCGTCCAGGTATATGAAGAAACGT CTGGTGTCTCTGTAGGAGATCCTGTACTGCGTACTGGCAAACCCCTCTCAGTGGAACTGGGACCTGGCATTATGGGAGCTATTTTTGATGGTATCCAGAGGCCTCTGTCAGACATCAGCACTCTGACCAAAAGTATCTATATCCCTAGAGGTGTCAATGTGTCAGCTTTGAGCCGAGATGTCAAATGGGACTTCACACCTTCTAGAAATTTGCGG GTTGGCAGCCACATCACGGGTGGAGATATTTATGGCATAGTGAACGAAAATTCCCTTATCAAGCACAAAATCATGCTGCCCCCACGGAACAGGGGTACAGTTACGTACATTGCTCCACCGGGAAACTATGACACTTCA GATGTTGTCTTAGAGCTGGAGTTTGAAGGCGTGAAGGAGAAGTTCACTATGGTCCAGGTCTGGCCTGTACGTCAAGTCCGTCCTGTTACTGAAAAGTTACCAGCGAATCATCCTTTGTTAACTGGCCAACGAGTGCTGGATGCCCTGTTCCC GTGTGTACAAGGGGGTACAACAGCGATTCCCGGGGCATTCGGCTGTGGAAAGACTGTGATTTCACAGTCTCTCTCAAAGTACTCCAACAGTGATGTCATCATTTATGTAGGCTGTGGAGAACGAGGAAATGAAATGTCTGAAGTACTGAGAGATTTCCCTGAG TTAACAATGGAAGTTGATGGCAAGGTAGAAAGCATCATGAAGAGAACAGCTCTGGTAGCAAATACCTCCAACATGCCTGTGGCTGCCAGAGAGGCCTCTATCTACACTG GAATCACCCTGTCTGAGTATTTCCGAGACATGGGCTACCATGTCAGTATGATGGCAGACTCTACCTCCCGATGGGCTGAGGCCCTCAGAGAAATTTCGGGACGACTGGCTGAAATGCCAGCTG ACAGTGGTTATCCAGCCTACCTTGGTGCACGTCTAGCCTCTTTCTATGAGCGAGCTGGCAGAGTGAAGTGTCTGGGAAATCCTGAAAGGGAAGGCAGCGTCAGCATTGTTGGAGC TGTCTCTCCCCCAGGTGGTGACTTCTCAGATCCTGTCACATCAGCTACTTTGGGCATTGTGCAG GTTTTCTGGGGCCTGGATAAGAAGCTGGCACAACGCAAACATTTCCCCTCTGTCAACTGGCTGATCAGTTACAGCAAATACACACGTGCTCTGGATGAGTACTATGACAAGCATTTTACAGAGTTTGTCCCTCTCAGGACAAAGGCGAAAGAGATCCTACAAGAAGAGGAGGACCTTGCAGAGATTGTGCAGCTTGTGGGGAAG GCTTCTTTGgcagaaacagacaaaattaCCTTGGAGGTTGCCAAGCTGATAAAAGATGACTTCTTGCAACAGAATGGTTATACGCCTTATGACAG ATTCTGCCCTTTCTATAAAACAGTGGGAATGCTTTCCAATATGATTGCGTTTTATGACATGGCACGCCGTGCTGTAGAAACCACAGCCCAGAGTGACAATAAGATCACGTGGTCCATCATCCGAGAGAACATGAGTGAAATCCTCTACAGACTTACCTCCATGAAATTCAAG GACCCTGTCAAAGATGGTGAAGCAAAAATCAAGGCAGACTATGCTCAACTGTTTGAGGATATGCAGAATGCGTTTCGCAGTCTGGAAGACTAG